The following coding sequences lie in one Lepeophtheirus salmonis chromosome 11, UVic_Lsal_1.4, whole genome shotgun sequence genomic window:
- the LOC121125864 gene encoding L-asparaginase 1 isoform X2 — protein sequence MSVFEYPSENCSDANNSEIVDDCSVRKQLRHSSTLGIHNLSTLDIHDESRVLVLYTGGTIGMVRNEHGSLVPKPQTLETEVRKIKTMHDSTYWDNHPYTKPPNDSSTQCPLVLPNIDKKNRVVYTIYEYDPILDSSNMTMDDWIRIAQDIHCSYELFDGFVILHGTDTLSYTASALSFMLENLGKTVIITGSQIPCFEVQSDGRDNFVGSLILAGNYTIPEVSVYFSHKLMRGNRTIKISVGKLNAFDTPNMAPLVEVGIDIQVDYKAIFKPTAIQKFNAHAKLNRNVVTLRIFPSITIDIIEHFLLPPIQGVVLQCYGAGNLPTNRVDIVRKFKEANDKGIIIIVCTQCLNGAVSGIYETGKTLLDAGVIPSSDITPEAALTKLCYVLSKNDLSLEEKKDMMRQNIRGEMTVIPSENGDSYKMGQDDDFNIMESIIRTMHLSSSVEINRIQEILFPPLITAIVMKGDPSKFDELRKYGLYPEIRLDDYDQRTPLHIAANAGNLKMVEYLLQQGSNVHLRDRNNDTPLLCAVKGAHMNVIHILREAGAHIHLTPIEVGERLSRACKRGDSLILKAYLAAGANANTKNLNNQTPLHSAVETNQREIVELLLKNGAELDKLDLYGRTPREIAVALKRKDIMDTMDIWEDSLGL from the exons ATGCTAACAATAGTGAAATCGTGGACGATTGCTCCGTTCGTAAACAGTTGAGGCACTCTTCCACCTTGGGAATCCATAATTTGTCCACATTAGATATACATGATGAGTCCAgg GTCCTTGTACTATACACGGGAGGAACCATCGGAATGGTTCGTAATGAACATGGATCACTTGTCCCCAAGCCTCAAACATTGGAGACAGAAGttagaaaaatcaaaaccaTGCACGATTCTACGTACTGGGACAATCATCCCTACACCAAACCTCCCAAT GATTCGTCAACCCAATGCCCCTTGGTTCTCCctaatattgacaaaaaaaaccgAGTAGTCTATACCATCTATGAGTACGACCCCATTCTCGACTCAAGTAATATGACTATGGATGATTGGATCCGGATCGCTcag GATATTCATTGCTCATACGAACTGTTTGATGGATTTGTGATACTGCACGGAACAGATACTCTATCCTATACGGCTTCTGCCTTGTCCTTCATGCTAGAAAATCTTGGGAAAACCGTCATCATAACAGGATCACAAATCCCTTGCTTTGAG GTACAAAGCGATGGACGAGATAACTTTGTGGGCTCACTTATCCTTGCAGGAAACTATACGATTCCCGAAGTCTCAGTGTACTTTAGCCATAAACTCATGCGAGGAAATCGAACCATCAAGATTAGTGTCGGTAAATTAAATGCGTTTGATACACCAAACATGGCTCCACTGGTTGAGGTTGGAATTGACATCCAAGTGGACTATAAAGCCATTTTCAAGCCGACagcaattcaaaaattcaatgctcatgcaaaattaaatagaaacgTTGTAACATTGCGGATTTTCCCTTCCATTACGATTGACATCATTGAGCATTTCCTACTACCTCCTATTCAGGGTGTCGTTCTTCAGTGCTACGGTGCGGGTAATCTCCCTACAAATCGTGTTGACATTGTGCGAAAATTCAAAGAAGCCAATGATAAGGGTATAATTATCATAGTTTGTACTCAATGCTTAAATGGAGCAGTTTCGGGAATTTACGAGACAGGTAAGACTCTTTTGGATGCCGGTGTAATTCCAAGCTCCGACATTACTCCTGAAGCAGCTCTGACTAAACTTTGCTACGTCCTctctaaaaatgatttaagCTTAGAAGAGAAAAAGGACATGATGAGACAAAACATACGAGGAGAAATGACTGTGATTCCATCAGAGAATGGAGATTCTTATAAAATGGGACAAGATGATGATTTTAACATTATGGAGTCCATTATTCGTACAATGCATCTCTCTTCCTCTGTAGAAATCAATCGTATTCAAGAAATCCTTTTCCCTCCCCTGATTACAGCCATTGTAATGAAGGGAGATCCATCTAAATTTGATGAGCTCCGTAAATATGGACTATACCCAGAGATAAGACTGGATGACTATGATCAGCGAACTCCCCTTCATATTGCTGCAAATGCAGGAAACTTAAAAATGGTGGAATATTTATTACAGCAGGGATCAAACGTACATTTAAGAg ATCGTAACAATGATACGCCCTTATTGTGTGCCGTCAAAGGAGCTCATATGAATGTGATTCATATTCTTCGAGAAGCAGGGGCTCATATCCATTTGACGCCCATTGAAGTTGGAGAAAGGCTATCACGAGCCTGTAAAAGAGGGGATAGTCTCATTTTAAAGGCCTATTTAGCTGCTGGGGCGAATGCAAACACAAAGAATTTGAATAATCAAACACCTCTTCACTCAGCTGTTGAAACAAATCAAAGGGAAATTGTGGAATTGTTATTGAAAAATGGCGCAGAATTGGATAAGCTTGATCTCTATGGGAGGACACCAAGAGAAATTGCAGTTGCTCTTAAAAGAAAGGACATCATGGATACAATGGACATTTGGGAGGACTCTTTAGGCTTATGA
- the LOC121125864 gene encoding L-asparaginase 1 isoform X3, protein MIRMLSITHGYANNSEIVDDCSVRKQLRHSSTLGIHNLSTLDIHDESRVLVLYTGGTIGMVRNEHGSLVPKPQTLETEVRKIKTMHDSTYWDNHPYTKPPNDSSTQCPLVLPNIDKKNRVVYTIYEYDPILDSSNMTMDDWIRIAQDIHCSYELFDGFVILHGTDTLSYTASALSFMLENLGKTVIITGSQIPCFEVQSDGRDNFVGSLILAGNYTIPEVSVYFSHKLMRGNRTIKISVGKLNAFDTPNMAPLVEVGIDIQVDYKAIFKPTAIQKFNAHAKLNRNVVTLRIFPSITIDIIEHFLLPPIQGVVLQCYGAGNLPTNRVDIVRKFKEANDKGIIIIVCTQCLNGAVSGIYETGKTLLDAGVIPSSDITPEAALTKLCYVLSKNDLSLEEKKDMMRQNIRGEMTVIPSENGDSYKMGQDDDFNIMESIIRTMHLSSSVEINRIQEILFPPLITAIVMKGDPSKFDELRKYGLYPEIRLDDYDQRTPLHIAANAGNLKMVEYLLQQGSNVHLRDRNNDTPLLCAVKGAHMNVIHILREAGAHIHLTPIEVGERLSRACKRGDSLILKAYLAAGANANTKNLNNQTPLHSAVETNQREIVELLLKNGAELDKLDLYGRTPREIAVALKRKDIMDTMDIWEDSLGL, encoded by the exons ATGATTAGAATGCTCTCAATTACGCATGGCT ATGCTAACAATAGTGAAATCGTGGACGATTGCTCCGTTCGTAAACAGTTGAGGCACTCTTCCACCTTGGGAATCCATAATTTGTCCACATTAGATATACATGATGAGTCCAgg GTCCTTGTACTATACACGGGAGGAACCATCGGAATGGTTCGTAATGAACATGGATCACTTGTCCCCAAGCCTCAAACATTGGAGACAGAAGttagaaaaatcaaaaccaTGCACGATTCTACGTACTGGGACAATCATCCCTACACCAAACCTCCCAAT GATTCGTCAACCCAATGCCCCTTGGTTCTCCctaatattgacaaaaaaaaccgAGTAGTCTATACCATCTATGAGTACGACCCCATTCTCGACTCAAGTAATATGACTATGGATGATTGGATCCGGATCGCTcag GATATTCATTGCTCATACGAACTGTTTGATGGATTTGTGATACTGCACGGAACAGATACTCTATCCTATACGGCTTCTGCCTTGTCCTTCATGCTAGAAAATCTTGGGAAAACCGTCATCATAACAGGATCACAAATCCCTTGCTTTGAG GTACAAAGCGATGGACGAGATAACTTTGTGGGCTCACTTATCCTTGCAGGAAACTATACGATTCCCGAAGTCTCAGTGTACTTTAGCCATAAACTCATGCGAGGAAATCGAACCATCAAGATTAGTGTCGGTAAATTAAATGCGTTTGATACACCAAACATGGCTCCACTGGTTGAGGTTGGAATTGACATCCAAGTGGACTATAAAGCCATTTTCAAGCCGACagcaattcaaaaattcaatgctcatgcaaaattaaatagaaacgTTGTAACATTGCGGATTTTCCCTTCCATTACGATTGACATCATTGAGCATTTCCTACTACCTCCTATTCAGGGTGTCGTTCTTCAGTGCTACGGTGCGGGTAATCTCCCTACAAATCGTGTTGACATTGTGCGAAAATTCAAAGAAGCCAATGATAAGGGTATAATTATCATAGTTTGTACTCAATGCTTAAATGGAGCAGTTTCGGGAATTTACGAGACAGGTAAGACTCTTTTGGATGCCGGTGTAATTCCAAGCTCCGACATTACTCCTGAAGCAGCTCTGACTAAACTTTGCTACGTCCTctctaaaaatgatttaagCTTAGAAGAGAAAAAGGACATGATGAGACAAAACATACGAGGAGAAATGACTGTGATTCCATCAGAGAATGGAGATTCTTATAAAATGGGACAAGATGATGATTTTAACATTATGGAGTCCATTATTCGTACAATGCATCTCTCTTCCTCTGTAGAAATCAATCGTATTCAAGAAATCCTTTTCCCTCCCCTGATTACAGCCATTGTAATGAAGGGAGATCCATCTAAATTTGATGAGCTCCGTAAATATGGACTATACCCAGAGATAAGACTGGATGACTATGATCAGCGAACTCCCCTTCATATTGCTGCAAATGCAGGAAACTTAAAAATGGTGGAATATTTATTACAGCAGGGATCAAACGTACATTTAAGAg ATCGTAACAATGATACGCCCTTATTGTGTGCCGTCAAAGGAGCTCATATGAATGTGATTCATATTCTTCGAGAAGCAGGGGCTCATATCCATTTGACGCCCATTGAAGTTGGAGAAAGGCTATCACGAGCCTGTAAAAGAGGGGATAGTCTCATTTTAAAGGCCTATTTAGCTGCTGGGGCGAATGCAAACACAAAGAATTTGAATAATCAAACACCTCTTCACTCAGCTGTTGAAACAAATCAAAGGGAAATTGTGGAATTGTTATTGAAAAATGGCGCAGAATTGGATAAGCTTGATCTCTATGGGAGGACACCAAGAGAAATTGCAGTTGCTCTTAAAAGAAAGGACATCATGGATACAATGGACATTTGGGAGGACTCTTTAGGCTTATGA
- the LOC121125864 gene encoding L-asparaginase 1 isoform X1 — translation MIKRGESLDILLSDANNSEIVDDCSVRKQLRHSSTLGIHNLSTLDIHDESRVLVLYTGGTIGMVRNEHGSLVPKPQTLETEVRKIKTMHDSTYWDNHPYTKPPNDSSTQCPLVLPNIDKKNRVVYTIYEYDPILDSSNMTMDDWIRIAQDIHCSYELFDGFVILHGTDTLSYTASALSFMLENLGKTVIITGSQIPCFEVQSDGRDNFVGSLILAGNYTIPEVSVYFSHKLMRGNRTIKISVGKLNAFDTPNMAPLVEVGIDIQVDYKAIFKPTAIQKFNAHAKLNRNVVTLRIFPSITIDIIEHFLLPPIQGVVLQCYGAGNLPTNRVDIVRKFKEANDKGIIIIVCTQCLNGAVSGIYETGKTLLDAGVIPSSDITPEAALTKLCYVLSKNDLSLEEKKDMMRQNIRGEMTVIPSENGDSYKMGQDDDFNIMESIIRTMHLSSSVEINRIQEILFPPLITAIVMKGDPSKFDELRKYGLYPEIRLDDYDQRTPLHIAANAGNLKMVEYLLQQGSNVHLRDRNNDTPLLCAVKGAHMNVIHILREAGAHIHLTPIEVGERLSRACKRGDSLILKAYLAAGANANTKNLNNQTPLHSAVETNQREIVELLLKNGAELDKLDLYGRTPREIAVALKRKDIMDTMDIWEDSLGL, via the exons atgattaaaagagGTGAATCCTTGGATATTTTACTTTCAGATGCTAACAATAGTGAAATCGTGGACGATTGCTCCGTTCGTAAACAGTTGAGGCACTCTTCCACCTTGGGAATCCATAATTTGTCCACATTAGATATACATGATGAGTCCAgg GTCCTTGTACTATACACGGGAGGAACCATCGGAATGGTTCGTAATGAACATGGATCACTTGTCCCCAAGCCTCAAACATTGGAGACAGAAGttagaaaaatcaaaaccaTGCACGATTCTACGTACTGGGACAATCATCCCTACACCAAACCTCCCAAT GATTCGTCAACCCAATGCCCCTTGGTTCTCCctaatattgacaaaaaaaaccgAGTAGTCTATACCATCTATGAGTACGACCCCATTCTCGACTCAAGTAATATGACTATGGATGATTGGATCCGGATCGCTcag GATATTCATTGCTCATACGAACTGTTTGATGGATTTGTGATACTGCACGGAACAGATACTCTATCCTATACGGCTTCTGCCTTGTCCTTCATGCTAGAAAATCTTGGGAAAACCGTCATCATAACAGGATCACAAATCCCTTGCTTTGAG GTACAAAGCGATGGACGAGATAACTTTGTGGGCTCACTTATCCTTGCAGGAAACTATACGATTCCCGAAGTCTCAGTGTACTTTAGCCATAAACTCATGCGAGGAAATCGAACCATCAAGATTAGTGTCGGTAAATTAAATGCGTTTGATACACCAAACATGGCTCCACTGGTTGAGGTTGGAATTGACATCCAAGTGGACTATAAAGCCATTTTCAAGCCGACagcaattcaaaaattcaatgctcatgcaaaattaaatagaaacgTTGTAACATTGCGGATTTTCCCTTCCATTACGATTGACATCATTGAGCATTTCCTACTACCTCCTATTCAGGGTGTCGTTCTTCAGTGCTACGGTGCGGGTAATCTCCCTACAAATCGTGTTGACATTGTGCGAAAATTCAAAGAAGCCAATGATAAGGGTATAATTATCATAGTTTGTACTCAATGCTTAAATGGAGCAGTTTCGGGAATTTACGAGACAGGTAAGACTCTTTTGGATGCCGGTGTAATTCCAAGCTCCGACATTACTCCTGAAGCAGCTCTGACTAAACTTTGCTACGTCCTctctaaaaatgatttaagCTTAGAAGAGAAAAAGGACATGATGAGACAAAACATACGAGGAGAAATGACTGTGATTCCATCAGAGAATGGAGATTCTTATAAAATGGGACAAGATGATGATTTTAACATTATGGAGTCCATTATTCGTACAATGCATCTCTCTTCCTCTGTAGAAATCAATCGTATTCAAGAAATCCTTTTCCCTCCCCTGATTACAGCCATTGTAATGAAGGGAGATCCATCTAAATTTGATGAGCTCCGTAAATATGGACTATACCCAGAGATAAGACTGGATGACTATGATCAGCGAACTCCCCTTCATATTGCTGCAAATGCAGGAAACTTAAAAATGGTGGAATATTTATTACAGCAGGGATCAAACGTACATTTAAGAg ATCGTAACAATGATACGCCCTTATTGTGTGCCGTCAAAGGAGCTCATATGAATGTGATTCATATTCTTCGAGAAGCAGGGGCTCATATCCATTTGACGCCCATTGAAGTTGGAGAAAGGCTATCACGAGCCTGTAAAAGAGGGGATAGTCTCATTTTAAAGGCCTATTTAGCTGCTGGGGCGAATGCAAACACAAAGAATTTGAATAATCAAACACCTCTTCACTCAGCTGTTGAAACAAATCAAAGGGAAATTGTGGAATTGTTATTGAAAAATGGCGCAGAATTGGATAAGCTTGATCTCTATGGGAGGACACCAAGAGAAATTGCAGTTGCTCTTAAAAGAAAGGACATCATGGATACAATGGACATTTGGGAGGACTCTTTAGGCTTATGA